The Brassica oleracea var. oleracea cultivar TO1000 chromosome C6, BOL, whole genome shotgun sequence genome includes a region encoding these proteins:
- the LOC106296965 gene encoding uncharacterized protein LOC106296965, whose amino-acid sequence MLLRSTSAPILNSWLPQHCSRESSPEPESQLQRRNRSLSILSSKSIDRHTGELLHQTLSVHKESVHKSSNKENDSNDVISRRQRRSSLDESSHGTAYRKKILDPSSTFLMERLFSSSGQGEKVCDDDDDGLETLVSGGSGMGSSGGKICTGGGVGGSGVDGGGSEDATDVYYREMINLNPGNSILTGNYAKFLKEVRGDMKRAEEYCERVILGNTNDGNVLSLYADLILHNHGDRKRAHSYFQQAAQMSPDDCYVQASYARFLWDVEEDEDEVDGEEEQRSDEIGIMPSTTTFRDFSQLSAISTQS is encoded by the exons ATGTTATTGAGAAGCACATCTGCTCCGATACTGAACTCGTGGCTTCCACAACACTGCTCGAGAGAATCATCTCCGGAGCCCGAGTCACAGCTCCAACGCCGAAACAGATCGTTGTCTATTCTCTCTTCAAAGTCCATAGACAGACACACAGGGGAGCTGTTGCACCAAACTCTCTCTGTGCACAAGGAGAGTGTTCATAAATCAAGTAACAAGGAAAACGACAGCAATGACGTAATATCACGCAGGCAGCGCAGGTCATCTTTAGATGAAAGTTCCCATGGAACAGCTTACCGGAAAAAGATTTTGGATCCTTCGTCGACCTTTTTAATGGAGAGGCTATTCTCGAGCTCTGGACAAGGAGAGAAGGTTTGTGATGATGATGATGATGGTCTGGAGACTCTTGTGAGTGGTGGTAGTGGTATGGGAAGCAGCGGTGGCAAGATATGTACGGGAGGCGGTGTCGGTGGAAGCGGCGTTGACGGCGGTGGAAGTGAGGACGCCACCGATGTGTATTACCGCGAGATGATCAACTTGAATCCTGGAAACTCTATTTTGACCGGAAACTACGCCAAGTTCTTGAAAGAG GTGAGAGGAGACATGAAGAGAGCAGAAGAGTACTGTGAAAGAGTAATTTTAGGGAACACCAACGATGGAAACGTTCTCTCGCTGTACGCGGATCTCATTTTGCATAACCATGGTGATCGTAAAAGAGCACACTCTTATTTCCAACAAGCTGCCCAAATGTCCCCCGACGATTG CTACGTGCAAGCTTCCTACGCAAGGTTTCTGTGGGATGTGGAGGAGGACGAAGATGAAGTAGATGGAGAAGAAGAGCAAAGGAGTGATGAAATTGGCATCATGCCTTCAACAACCACCTTCCGTGACTTTTCCCAACTCTCTGCTATTTCCACGCAGTCCTAA